The following coding sequences are from one Triticum dicoccoides isolate Atlit2015 ecotype Zavitan chromosome 4A, WEW_v2.0, whole genome shotgun sequence window:
- the LOC119288562 gene encoding serine protease Do-like HtrA — MSAGVEKPNNKRATAADPTSRGDADAKRTKRNLGSDGEDTLSPGSVDHAYALVFAKIAQDEIDQESAPSPVQIPTIAYFKPPTLFHTDELFSIRRSGTKAVLSAAKFLLGVSSSLDGEPLRRCSGFWIDWDEGSKTGLVLTTAWLIRAKDAPVSVWSGGEEYATNADVTVHLLNGTSAKGQLVYHQPHYDLAFLNVQMDQPIKLPSFNEKDVEFAQQIFRLGRDNALNLRITYARAEYLNPTMYERYHNIYFRSPDGHGDDNEYDNGGPVIDLGGKVVGMVNDPERFESFIPSSIVLNCLDSWRKYRHFARPHLGMTFKAIELLEPSHVDMLWRMYNIDDGLVVQEVSKGSNAEILGIQKGDVIESINGKRVSTTIEFENMLMSTCKVPSGVEVHISVGVFHTLKKE; from the exons ATGAGTGCGGGTGTGGAGAAGCCAAACAACAAAAGGGCCACGGCGGCCGATCCGACCAGCCGAGGCGATGCCGACGCCAAGAGGACGAAAAGGAATCTGGGGAGCGACGGGGAAGATACTCTGTCGCCTGGTTCCGTCGACCATGCGTACGCCCTTGTCTTTGCCAAGATTGCACAAGACGAAATAGACCAAGAGTCGG CTCCCAGCCCTGTGCAAATTCCTACAATCGCTTACTTCAAACCTCCGACCTTGTTTCACACTGATGAGCTCTTTTCTATCCGTCGATCTGGAACAAAGGCCGTGCTCTCGGCAGCCAAATTTCTTCTAGGGGTTTCATCCTCTCTCG ATGGTGAACCACTAAGACGGTGCTCTGGCTTCTGGATTGATTGGGATGAGGGGAGCAAAACCGGCCTTGTTCTGACAACCGCGTGGCTGATTCGCGCAAAGGATGCTCCTGTCAGCGTCTGGTCAGGCGGTGAAGAGTATGCTACAAACGCTGAT GTCACTGTTCATTTGCTAAATGGCACCAGTGCAAAGGGCCAGCTGGTCTATCACCAGCCCCACTATGATCTCGCTTTCCTGAATGTTCAGATGGATCAACCAATCAAGTTACCATCTTTTAATGAAAAAGATGTAGAATTTGCTCAACAGATTTTTCGACTTGGAAGAGACAATGCCTTAAATCTAAGGATAACATATGCTAGAGCAGAATATCTGAATCCAACCATGTATGAACGGTACCACAATATATATTTCCGTTCTCCAGATGGCCATGGCGATGATAATGAG TATGACAATGGGGGGCCAGttattgacttgggtggaaaagtggTCGGAATGGTCAATGACCCTGAGAGATTTGAGTCTTTTATACCTTCTTCCATTGTGCTCAATTGTTTGGATTCATGGAGGAAATATCG GCATTTCGCCCGGCCCCATCTTGGAATGACGTTTAAGGCCATCGAACTTCTAGAACCTTCTCATGTTGACATGTTATGGCGTATGTATAACATTGATGACGGTCTTGTTGTTCAAGAG GTGTCAAAAGGATCTAATGCTGAGATACTCGGAATCCAAAAAGGTGATGTTATTGAATCTATCAATGGAAAACGTGTTTCTACAACAATTGAG TTCGAAAATATGCTGATGAGCACATGCAAGGTCCCTTCAGGTGTTGAAGTTCATATTTCT GTTGGGGTGTTTCACACACTCAAAAAAGAATGA